In a genomic window of Sinorhizobium meliloti:
- a CDS encoding protein-L-isoaspartate(D-aspartate) O-methyltransferase codes for MIDFSRARERMITSHLSRRGIRDRYVVEAMGVVPREAFVDPGFEEFAYEDSALSISHGQTISQPYIVALMIERAEVQPGDTVLEIGTGSGYAAAVLSRIAAHVYTIERHAGLAEVARRRFAELRYGNIDVRVGDGTAGWPEAGPFTAILVAAGGPEVPHALKEQLDLGGHLVIPVGPPEEQRLLKVTRVNATTFEEQDLGGVRFVPLVGEYGWHEERVQSRAGLRPAPTLPEMVAESAEPLPDFDDPAFGRLFDRFAGRRVVLLGEASHGTSEFYRARASITRRLIEEHGFTIVAVEADWPDAAAVDRYVRHRMQRMRLDAPFQRFPTWMWRNREVMDFVEWMREHNGRRGLSGRAGFYGLDIYNMRGSIAAVLRYLDETDPEAATVARERYGCLTPWQNEPSTYGRAAMTAGFRKCEEAVVKQCRELLERQLEAGRDSGDELLDAVQNARLVASAERYYRIMYYAGAESWNMRDTHMFATLEHLLNARGTRSKAVVWAHNSHIGDARHTDMGTAREELNIGQLCRERFGDKAALIGFGTHGGHVAAASDWDGEMEVKPIRPSLEGSYERVMHDSGVERFLIDFERHARLRDGLLKPMLERFIGVIYRPDTERFSHYAHASLPRQFDAFVWFDQTTPVEPLGAEHIKAGVPDTFPFGL; via the coding sequence ATGATTGATTTTTCGCGCGCCCGCGAACGGATGATCACGTCGCATCTCTCGCGACGGGGGATAAGGGACAGATATGTCGTGGAGGCGATGGGCGTCGTCCCGCGGGAGGCATTCGTCGATCCAGGCTTCGAGGAATTCGCCTATGAGGATTCGGCCCTCTCGATCAGCCATGGCCAGACCATCTCGCAGCCCTATATCGTGGCGCTGATGATCGAACGCGCCGAAGTCCAGCCGGGCGATACGGTGCTCGAAATCGGGACCGGATCCGGTTATGCGGCGGCGGTGCTGAGCCGGATCGCGGCACATGTCTATACGATCGAGCGCCATGCCGGCCTCGCCGAGGTCGCCCGGAGACGATTTGCCGAGCTCCGTTACGGGAATATCGATGTGCGTGTCGGCGACGGCACGGCCGGCTGGCCCGAGGCAGGACCGTTCACCGCCATATTGGTCGCTGCCGGAGGTCCCGAGGTACCGCATGCGCTCAAGGAGCAGCTCGACCTCGGCGGCCATCTCGTCATACCCGTCGGCCCCCCGGAGGAGCAGCGGCTGCTGAAGGTCACGCGCGTCAACGCCACAACATTCGAGGAGCAGGACCTCGGCGGGGTCAGATTCGTGCCGCTCGTCGGCGAATATGGCTGGCATGAGGAGCGGGTTCAGTCCCGGGCGGGGCTCAGACCGGCGCCCACGCTGCCCGAGATGGTTGCAGAGTCGGCCGAGCCGCTGCCCGATTTCGACGATCCTGCCTTCGGGCGGCTTTTCGATCGCTTTGCCGGGCGGCGGGTCGTGTTGCTCGGAGAGGCGAGCCACGGCACGTCGGAATTCTACCGCGCCCGCGCATCCATCACGCGTCGCCTGATCGAGGAACATGGGTTCACGATCGTGGCGGTCGAAGCGGATTGGCCGGATGCGGCGGCGGTCGACCGCTATGTCCGACATCGAATGCAACGCATGCGTCTCGACGCGCCTTTCCAGCGGTTCCCGACCTGGATGTGGCGCAACCGCGAAGTCATGGATTTCGTCGAGTGGATGCGCGAACATAACGGCCGCAGGGGCTTGTCCGGCCGGGCCGGCTTCTACGGCCTGGACATCTATAATATGCGCGGCTCCATTGCCGCGGTTCTCCGGTATCTCGATGAGACCGATCCCGAGGCCGCTACGGTTGCCCGCGAGCGCTACGGTTGCCTGACCCCCTGGCAGAACGAGCCGTCGACCTATGGCCGTGCGGCCATGACCGCGGGCTTCCGCAAATGCGAAGAGGCCGTCGTCAAGCAATGCCGCGAACTCCTGGAGAGGCAGCTCGAAGCCGGGCGCGACAGCGGCGACGAGCTTCTCGACGCGGTGCAGAACGCGCGCCTCGTCGCCTCGGCCGAGCGGTATTACCGCATCATGTATTATGCCGGGGCCGAGTCCTGGAACATGCGCGACACCCATATGTTCGCGACGCTCGAGCACCTGTTGAATGCACGCGGCACTCGCTCGAAGGCGGTGGTGTGGGCGCACAATTCCCATATCGGCGATGCTCGCCATACCGACATGGGCACGGCACGCGAGGAGTTGAACATCGGTCAGCTCTGCCGCGAGCGGTTTGGCGACAAGGCAGCGCTGATCGGCTTCGGCACGCATGGCGGTCATGTGGCTGCCGCAAGCGATTGGGACGGCGAAATGGAGGTGAAGCCGATCCGGCCGTCGCTCGAAGGAAGCTACGAGCGCGTGATGCACGACTCAGGGGTCGAGCGCTTCCTCATCGACTTCGAACGCCACGCGCGGCTGCGTGACGGTCTCCTCAAGCCGATGCTCGAGCGCTTCATCGGCGTGATCTACCGGCCGGACACGGAACGCTTCAGCCACTATGCCCACGCCTCGCTGCCCCGGCAGTTCGACGCCTTCGTCTGGTTCGATCAGACGACGCCGGTCGAACCGCTCGGCGCGGAACACATAAAAGCGGGCGTGCCGGATACGTTCCCGTTCGGTTTGTGA
- a CDS encoding general stress protein produces MRTVAGLFDDYGEARGAVSDLEAAGFPSEDISIVANNAGDRYSGDGSGAASGAGAGAGLGAVGGGTLGLLTGLGLMAIPGVGPVVAAGWLASAAAGAAAGALAGGAAGGIIGSLTDSGIEEEDAHLYAEGVRRGGALVVVRTEEPLVAQADGILRNRDAVDISVRRRAYTEDGWTRFDTASGPYSLDEIERERERLSRPAL; encoded by the coding sequence ATGAGAACCGTGGCAGGGCTGTTTGACGATTACGGGGAAGCCCGAGGGGCCGTGAGCGATCTGGAGGCGGCAGGGTTTCCTTCCGAAGATATAAGCATCGTCGCCAACAATGCGGGGGACCGCTATTCGGGCGACGGGTCCGGTGCGGCGAGCGGTGCCGGAGCAGGTGCCGGTCTGGGCGCCGTGGGCGGCGGCACGCTGGGGCTTTTGACCGGCCTGGGCCTGATGGCCATACCTGGGGTCGGACCCGTGGTCGCGGCTGGGTGGCTGGCGTCGGCCGCCGCAGGCGCGGCGGCCGGCGCTCTCGCCGGAGGTGCGGCCGGCGGCATCATCGGCTCGCTCACCGATTCCGGGATTGAGGAGGAGGATGCGCATCTTTACGCCGAGGGAGTGCGCCGAGGCGGTGCGTTGGTGGTGGTCAGGACCGAGGAGCCTCTGGTCGCACAGGCGGACGGGATTTTAAGAAATCGCGATGCCGTCGACATATCGGTCCGGCGCCGCGCCTATACGGAGGATGGCTGGACCCGGTTCGACACCGCCTCCGGTCCCTATAGCCTCGACGAGATCGAGCGCGAACGCGAACGCCTCAGCCGCCCGGCGCTGTAG
- a CDS encoding PepSY domain-containing protein — protein MKNIVFGVAVLLSAAAGPAFAQTAGNTPAIATPDTQNPTAPVPGKNSFTEAQARERMQEAGYTDVKELKLDDKGIWRATAMKDGKSVSVALDFQGNVVAL, from the coding sequence ATGAAGAACATCGTCTTCGGCGTTGCGGTACTGTTGAGCGCTGCCGCAGGACCGGCCTTCGCGCAGACGGCCGGCAACACCCCGGCCATTGCCACTCCCGACACGCAGAACCCGACGGCACCTGTCCCCGGCAAGAACAGCTTCACCGAAGCCCAGGCACGGGAACGGATGCAGGAGGCGGGCTACACGGACGTCAAGGAGCTGAAGCTCGACGACAAGGGTATCTGGCGGGCAACCGCGATGAAGGACGGCAAATCCGTTTCCGTCGCTCTCGATTTTCAGGGCAACGTAGTCGCGCTTTAG
- a CDS encoding DUF1328 domain-containing protein, with protein MLKWALIFFVISLIAGFLGFSGVSAATAGIAKILFYIAVIIFLVFLVLALAVGGAVT; from the coding sequence ATGCTGAAGTGGGCACTGATTTTCTTCGTTATTTCACTGATAGCCGGGTTCCTCGGATTTTCCGGCGTCTCGGCCGCGACGGCGGGGATCGCGAAGATACTCTTCTACATTGCGGTTATAATCTTCCTCGTATTCCTCGTACTGGCACTGGCCGTCGGAGGTGCCGTGACCTAA
- a CDS encoding metallophosphoesterase family protein, which translates to MSKLKVAAVADLHVKEDRSVSYTDLFAEISRAADVLVIAGDLTDLGKPAEAELLAADLKSCTIPVVAVLGNHDHQCDAVEEVSSILVRAGVHLLDGQSVEISGVGFCGTKGFIGGFGRYMLGAFGEAAIKTMVGTSVDEAIRLENALRATRAERALVVLHYAPIPETVAGEPKEIYPFLGSSRLAETIDRFKVSAVVHGHAHKGAYQGQTPGGAPVFNVAAHVEKPTGRPYAMLEL; encoded by the coding sequence ATGAGCAAGTTGAAGGTGGCCGCCGTGGCGGACCTGCATGTGAAGGAGGACCGATCGGTCTCCTATACCGACCTCTTTGCGGAAATCTCGCGCGCCGCGGACGTACTCGTGATCGCCGGCGATCTGACGGATCTCGGCAAGCCTGCGGAGGCGGAGCTTCTCGCCGCCGACCTGAAGTCCTGCACGATCCCGGTCGTCGCCGTGCTCGGAAACCATGATCATCAATGCGATGCCGTGGAGGAGGTTTCGTCGATCCTCGTCAGGGCGGGTGTGCATCTTCTCGACGGTCAGAGCGTCGAAATTTCAGGCGTCGGCTTCTGCGGAACCAAGGGTTTCATCGGCGGCTTCGGCCGGTATATGCTGGGCGCCTTTGGCGAAGCGGCGATTAAGACCATGGTCGGAACCAGCGTCGACGAAGCCATTAGGCTGGAAAACGCCTTGAGGGCTACCAGGGCGGAGCGCGCGCTCGTCGTTCTGCATTACGCGCCGATCCCTGAAACCGTTGCCGGTGAACCGAAGGAAATCTATCCGTTTCTCGGGTCGTCGCGGCTCGCGGAGACGATCGACCGCTTCAAGGTGAGCGCCGTCGTTCACGGGCATGCGCACAAGGGCGCCTATCAGGGGCAGACGCCCGGCGGCGCCCCCGTCTTCAACGTCGCCGCCCATGTGGAGAAACCGACGGGCAGGCCTTACGCCATGCTCGAACTCTGA
- a CDS encoding zinc-dependent alcohol dehydrogenase, with product MKALTWHGKGDIRCESVPDPKIEDDRDAVIKVTACAICGSDVHIFHGLIPSMENGDILGHETMGEVVEVGKGAAGLQVGDRVVVPFTIACGECFFCRKGFYSACERTNPDREKAAKLWGNSPAGLFGYSHLLGGYSGGQAEYLRVPHADVGPIKVPDELTDEQALFLSDIFPTGYMAAEFCNIEPGQTIAIWGCGPVGQMAIRSAFLLGAERVIAIDTIAERLRLAESAGAMTLDYMAEDIYDRIMEITHGRGADACIDAVGTEADSRASLDSLVDRVKVATLMGTDRPHVLRQAIHCCRNFGTVSVVGVYGGYLDKVPLGSAINRGLTLRMAQTPVQRYLPLLLDRIRKGEIDPSFVVTHRGALDDGPELYKTFAERKDGCIKVVLRP from the coding sequence GTGAAAGCCCTGACATGGCACGGCAAAGGCGATATCCGGTGCGAGAGCGTGCCCGATCCGAAGATCGAGGATGACCGCGACGCCGTCATCAAGGTCACCGCCTGTGCGATTTGCGGATCGGACGTTCATATTTTTCACGGCCTTATTCCATCCATGGAGAATGGCGACATCCTCGGCCATGAAACCATGGGCGAGGTCGTGGAGGTCGGCAAGGGCGCGGCCGGCCTGCAGGTCGGCGACCGGGTGGTCGTTCCGTTCACCATCGCCTGCGGCGAGTGCTTCTTCTGCCGGAAGGGCTTCTATTCCGCCTGCGAGCGAACCAATCCCGACCGGGAAAAGGCGGCGAAGCTCTGGGGCAATTCACCCGCGGGCCTCTTTGGCTATTCCCATCTCCTCGGTGGCTATAGCGGCGGACAGGCGGAGTATCTGCGCGTGCCGCACGCCGATGTCGGGCCGATCAAGGTTCCCGACGAACTTACGGACGAGCAGGCGCTCTTCCTCTCCGATATTTTCCCCACCGGGTACATGGCGGCGGAGTTCTGCAACATCGAACCCGGGCAGACGATTGCGATCTGGGGCTGCGGCCCAGTCGGGCAGATGGCGATCCGGTCGGCCTTTCTGCTCGGCGCCGAACGGGTCATCGCCATCGATACGATCGCGGAGCGCCTGAGGCTTGCGGAGTCCGCCGGCGCCATGACCCTCGACTACATGGCGGAGGATATCTATGACCGGATCATGGAGATCACCCACGGCCGGGGCGCAGATGCCTGCATCGACGCCGTGGGAACGGAGGCGGACAGCCGCGCAAGCCTGGATTCGCTCGTCGACCGCGTGAAGGTGGCGACCTTGATGGGAACGGACCGGCCGCATGTATTGCGGCAGGCGATCCATTGCTGCAGGAATTTCGGCACGGTCTCCGTCGTCGGCGTTTATGGCGGCTATCTCGACAAGGTGCCGCTCGGTTCGGCGATCAACCGCGGCCTGACGCTTCGGATGGCCCAGACCCCCGTTCAGCGTTATCTGCCTTTGCTCCTGGACCGCATCCGGAAGGGCGAGATCGATCCGTCCTTCGTGGTGACCCACCGCGGCGCGCTCGACGACGGCCCCGAACTCTACAAGACCTTCGCCGAAAGAAAGGATGGCTGCATCAAGGTCGTCCTGAGGCCGTGA